DNA sequence from the Myxococcaceae bacterium JPH2 genome:
TTCTCCAGCATCCACGCGGAGAACCCCAGACCGATGCCATTGAGCAGCAGGTGGAAGACATCCGCGTGCAGCAGCGGCGCCGTCAAGAGCCGCCACCACTGGCCTTGTTCCCACACGGAGGTCCAGTCCAAGCCCCCCAGGCCCCACAGCGTCTGGACGCTCGGCCCGAGCAGGCCCACGCCCTCTCCCGCGAGGGGAAAGAGGTGCTCCGCGCCGAACACCGCCACGAGGGCCGCGAGCAGCGCCACGGTGAGCACGGGACGTCGCTCGGGAGGCGGCGCCACGACCTCCGGCGTGGACTCCACGCGCGGAGATACCAACAACTTGCGCAGGTAGCTGGGGCGCGGCGCGGAGCGAGGCCAGCCCTCGTTGTGCCAGACGTCACACGCGAACGTGTCGACATACGAGGCGCTCACGCGAGCGCGTGAGAAGAAGCCCGTGCGGTAGCCCTGGAGGCGCTCGCGGTCCGCGGTGGAAGGCGGCTCCTTGCCCACCTCGATGAGATGAAGTCCCAGCGGCAGCTTCGCGCCGTTCACGCGGCCCGTGTACTTGAGGCAGTCGTTCGCCACGCGCGCCACGACCTCCGGCGACACGGTGAAGCGCCGCGACGGATCCCGCTCGCGATCCATGATGCAGACGATGCAGCAGCTCATGCCATCCGAGTACGTGAGCACCGCGTCCGATGCCGTCACCAGCGCCTGGGCCTCGGGCACCGTGCCCGGGTGGTAGCCCTTGTCGGTGAACAGCTTGCGCGTGAGATAGACGGCGAACGACTCCGTCGTCGGGGGCGCGGCGTCTCCGGAGGGCGTGGAGGCTTCGGGGACGGACAAGGCGGGCTCCCAGGGCG
Encoded proteins:
- a CDS encoding rhomboid family intramembrane serine protease; this encodes MSVPEASTPSGDAAPPTTESFAVYLTRKLFTDKGYHPGTVPEAQALVTASDAVLTYSDGMSCCIVCIMDRERDPSRRFTVSPEVVARVANDCLKYTGRVNGAKLPLGLHLIEVGKEPPSTADRERLQGYRTGFFSRARVSASYVDTFACDVWHNEGWPRSAPRPSYLRKLLVSPRVESTPEVVAPPPERRPVLTVALLAALVAVFGAEHLFPLAGEGVGLLGPSVQTLWGLGGLDWTSVWEQGQWWRLLTAPLLHADVFHLLLNGIGLGFSAWMLEKQIGRAWLALVFVLGGVGGGLLSLAVNPVGVVSVGASGAIMGLLAAVLVLSQRAPAGPLRVQLQMGALRFLVPSLIPLATTRTSDHVDFAAHLGGALVGGLVGFVLTRVWRKQDAVPPGTRWVGALGALVCVALVATGPQVARVHTLARLENALIPAESMPTPADDLPAVAPGLVARYPRDPRAHLFQAAVMLDAGDASGAEREIRVALAEREVLEHFFAGARLPLKLHEVLARALLAQGRDAEAREAVRPFCAAGEGKDAPSELMGLGLCETGNP